In one window of Paraflavitalea soli DNA:
- a CDS encoding four helix bundle protein — protein sequence MFLQLAHKEMDVYKLARTFVISCYQLSKTFPPEEKFNMTQQVRRAALSVQLNIAESAARRSAAERRRFYEIARSSLVEIDTAMDIAVSLSYFTKDEIEELGNIMIRCFQMLTKMVACQ from the coding sequence ATGTTTTTACAGCTTGCCCATAAGGAAATGGACGTTTACAAGCTAGCCAGAACTTTCGTCATTTCCTGCTACCAACTAAGTAAAACATTCCCTCCGGAAGAGAAGTTCAACATGACCCAACAGGTGAGAAGAGCTGCTCTTTCAGTCCAGTTGAACATTGCAGAGAGCGCTGCCAGAAGATCAGCTGCAGAAAGAAGAAGATTTTACGAGATTGCCAGAAGTTCTCTTGTTGAAATAGATACAGCAATGGATATTGCAGTGTCATTAAGTTACTTTACAAAAGACGAAATAGAAGAATTAGGAAACATTATGATCAGGTGTTTCCAGATGCTTACAAAAATGGTGGCCTGCCAGTAA
- a CDS encoding co-chaperone GroES: protein MRLTNDNTFKKLIVIGDRVLIRPSKAHERTDSGLYLPPGVQEKEKVQQGYVIKTGPGYAIPMPVEDESWKGSDEQVKYIPLQAKEGDLAVFLLSGATEVLYENERYYIVPQSAILMLEREEDM, encoded by the coding sequence ATGCGACTGACGAACGATAATACCTTTAAGAAGCTCATAGTGATCGGTGACCGTGTATTAATACGGCCCTCCAAGGCCCATGAACGTACGGATAGCGGCCTGTACCTGCCTCCGGGTGTGCAGGAAAAAGAGAAAGTGCAACAGGGCTATGTGATCAAAACAGGACCTGGATATGCGATTCCCATGCCCGTGGAAGATGAATCCTGGAAAGGATCGGATGAACAGGTGAAATACATACCGCTGCAGGCTAAAGAAGGCGACCTGGCGGTATTTCTGCTGAGCGGCGCCACGGAAGTACTGTATGAAAATGAAAGGTACTATATCGTGCCCCAGAGCGCTATCCTGATGCTGGAGCGTGAGGAAGACATGTAA
- a CDS encoding alanine dehydrogenase has translation MSQQKPHISTSFSYETLEEKLDIKPKGAQLHIGIPKETAFQENRIALTPEAVGVLISNGHDVVIEHNAGEAAHYRDRDYSEAGARIVYEKAEVFKSPILVKSAPVVEEDLPYLQFNQVIISPIHVSAMKAELLQKMMDKRITAISFETLKDDSDSLPIVRSMSEIAGSAVMLIAAQYLGSANHGKGVLLGGISGIPPTKVIILGAGIVGEFAARAALALGASVKVFDNSVYRLKRLQNNIGQRMWTSVMEPRILAKQLKTCEVAVGALASQSGRTPVVVTEEMVSNMRPGSVVIDVSIDRGGCFETSEITSHEQPIFMKYGVIHYCVPNIPSGFARTASQAISNVLMPLLLEAGEEGGFESLVWHKVHLRSGIYIFKGALTNFHLSQRFDLKYTDLNLLIASQR, from the coding sequence ATGTCTCAGCAAAAACCTCACATCAGCACCTCTTTCAGTTACGAAACACTTGAAGAAAAACTTGATATAAAACCCAAGGGGGCTCAGTTACATATTGGTATTCCCAAAGAGACGGCTTTCCAGGAAAACCGGATTGCGCTGACTCCGGAAGCGGTGGGTGTATTGATCAGCAACGGGCATGATGTGGTCATTGAGCACAATGCGGGAGAAGCGGCGCATTACCGCGACCGGGATTATAGTGAGGCTGGCGCCCGGATAGTTTATGAGAAGGCTGAAGTATTCAAATCGCCCATATTGGTGAAGAGTGCTCCGGTGGTAGAAGAAGATCTTCCCTACCTGCAATTCAATCAGGTGATCATTTCTCCCATCCATGTTTCTGCTATGAAGGCGGAGCTGCTGCAGAAGATGATGGACAAGCGCATTACGGCTATTTCCTTCGAGACCTTAAAAGATGACAGTGATAGTCTGCCGATCGTACGCAGCATGAGTGAGATTGCGGGTAGTGCGGTAATGCTGATCGCAGCACAGTACCTGGGTTCGGCCAATCATGGCAAGGGGGTGTTGCTCGGCGGTATATCGGGTATTCCGCCTACCAAGGTCATTATCCTGGGGGCTGGTATTGTAGGGGAGTTTGCTGCCCGTGCGGCGTTGGCGCTGGGCGCCTCGGTAAAAGTATTTGACAATAGTGTATACCGTTTGAAGCGGTTGCAGAACAATATTGGTCAGCGGATGTGGACCTCTGTAATGGAGCCACGCATCCTGGCCAAGCAATTAAAGACCTGTGAAGTGGCGGTAGGAGCGCTGGCTTCTCAGAGTGGCCGTACACCGGTAGTGGTGACGGAAGAAATGGTGAGCAATATGCGTCCCGGCAGTGTGGTGATCGATGTGAGTATTGATCGCGGGGGGTGCTTTGAAACGTCGGAAATAACCAGTCATGAGCAGCCTATCTTTATGAAGTATGGGGTTATTCATTACTGTGTGCCCAATATACCTTCGGGATTTGCGCGTACTGCCTCCCAGGCCATCAGCAATGTATTGATGCCGTTGTTGCTGGAAGCTGGTGAAGAAGGCGGATTTGAAAGTCTGGTATGGCATAAGGTGCACCTGCGCAGTGGTATCTATATCTTCAAGGGTGCGCTTACGAATTTCCACCTCAGTCAGCGTTTTGATCTCAAGTATACAGATCTGAACTTGCTGATCGCGAGTCAGCGGTAA
- a CDS encoding helicase HerA-like domain-containing protein, with protein MPNTEKFLQSVQEGYTFKGEFAVLGVGMLDKAAVPGALVKLPLKTMNRHGLIAGATGTGKTKTLQVIAEALSDASVPVLLMDIKGDLSGIAAAGVENDKIKERLAIIGETYKPTGFPVELMSLSNEKGVRLRATVSEFGPILLSKILDLNDTQQGLVAMIFKYCDDNKLPLLDLKDFVKVLQFVSNEGKAEIEKEYGKIATTSTGTILRKVIELQQQGADVFFGEPSFEVDDLMRIADDGRGMISVLRVTDMQNRPKLFSTFMLQLLAELYATLPEAGDLDKPKLVMFIDEAHLVFQEATEALLQQIETVIKLIRSRGVGIFFCTQNPQDVPASVLSQLGLKVQHALRAFTAVDRKTIKQAAQNYPETEFYETEQLLTELGIGEALVTMLNEKGIPTPLVHTMLVSPRSRMDVLTDGEIDGLINKSKLVKKYAETADTESAYEILNAKLEEAAQKTAEEKAAKDAEKEAKKTSGGRQEKSTIEKVLDNSVTRQIGRTAANVITRSLLGALGLGGKSSSKKKSNSWF; from the coding sequence ATGCCAAACACTGAAAAGTTCCTGCAATCGGTGCAGGAGGGATATACTTTCAAAGGAGAATTTGCTGTATTGGGAGTGGGTATGCTGGACAAAGCAGCCGTTCCCGGCGCGTTGGTCAAGCTGCCACTGAAAACCATGAACCGCCATGGGCTGATAGCCGGCGCTACGGGTACAGGTAAGACCAAAACATTACAGGTAATAGCGGAAGCACTCAGCGATGCAAGTGTGCCGGTGTTGCTGATGGATATCAAGGGGGACCTGAGTGGCATTGCCGCCGCAGGGGTAGAAAATGACAAGATCAAAGAAAGGTTGGCTATAATAGGCGAGACCTATAAACCAACAGGCTTCCCGGTAGAGCTGATGAGCCTGAGTAATGAAAAGGGAGTACGGTTAAGGGCTACGGTAAGTGAGTTTGGCCCCATTCTGCTCTCGAAAATATTAGACCTGAATGATACACAGCAAGGGCTGGTAGCTATGATCTTCAAATACTGTGATGACAACAAACTGCCTTTGCTTGACCTGAAGGATTTTGTGAAAGTGCTGCAATTTGTAAGCAATGAAGGCAAGGCAGAGATTGAAAAGGAATATGGCAAGATCGCTACTACCAGTACGGGTACTATCCTGCGTAAGGTGATCGAACTGCAACAACAAGGGGCAGATGTATTCTTTGGCGAACCCTCTTTTGAAGTGGACGACCTGATGCGCATTGCGGATGATGGCCGTGGTATGATCAGTGTACTGCGGGTAACAGATATGCAGAACAGACCAAAGCTGTTCTCAACTTTCATGCTGCAACTACTGGCCGAATTGTATGCCACGCTGCCGGAAGCGGGTGACCTGGATAAGCCCAAGCTGGTGATGTTCATTGATGAAGCGCACCTGGTATTCCAGGAAGCTACTGAAGCGCTGTTGCAACAGATCGAAACGGTGATCAAGCTGATCCGTTCCAGGGGGGTTGGTATCTTCTTCTGTACGCAGAACCCACAGGATGTGCCGGCCAGCGTGCTGAGTCAACTGGGATTGAAAGTACAACATGCACTGCGCGCCTTTACAGCTGTGGACCGGAAGACGATCAAGCAGGCGGCGCAGAACTACCCGGAGACGGAGTTCTATGAAACGGAGCAGTTGCTTACTGAACTGGGTATTGGGGAAGCGCTGGTAACGATGCTGAATGAGAAAGGTATTCCCACTCCGCTGGTGCATACCATGCTGGTATCGCCCCGCTCGAGGATGGATGTGCTGACGGATGGTGAAATTGACGGGCTGATCAATAAGTCGAAGCTGGTGAAGAAATATGCAGAAACAGCCGATACGGAAAGTGCATACGAGATACTGAACGCCAAACTGGAAGAAGCAGCGCAGAAGACTGCCGAAGAAAAAGCTGCCAAGGATGCAGAGAAGGAAGCGAAGAAAACTTCGGGTGGCAGGCAGGAAAAGTCTACGATCGAAAAGGTGCTGGATAATTCTGTTACGCGGCAGATAGGCCGTACGGCCGCCAATGTGATCACGCGTAGTTTGCTGGGAGCGCTGGGTTTGGGTGGTAAGAGTTCTTCGAAGAAGAAGAGTAACAGCTGGTTCTAG
- the tsaE gene encoding tRNA (adenosine(37)-N6)-threonylcarbamoyltransferase complex ATPase subunit type 1 TsaE encodes MEIRFMLDGIQEAARQFWQAGDGAKVFAFHGAMGAGKTTFIHALCAVKGVTSTVGSPTFSIINEYVWPGGSMFHIDLYRLKGEEEAIQAGVEDCLYSGNICLVEWPERAEGIFPDGTVPVFISAIDPQTRVLRIGDK; translated from the coding sequence ATGGAAATACGGTTTATGCTGGATGGTATTCAGGAGGCGGCCAGGCAGTTCTGGCAGGCCGGGGACGGCGCTAAAGTCTTTGCTTTCCATGGTGCTATGGGAGCCGGTAAAACTACTTTTATCCATGCGCTGTGTGCTGTAAAAGGGGTGACGAGTACGGTGGGCAGCCCTACTTTTTCCATCATTAATGAATATGTATGGCCCGGCGGATCGATGTTTCATATTGATCTGTACCGCCTGAAAGGGGAGGAGGAAGCCATCCAGGCGGGTGTGGAAGACTGCCTGTATTCGGGCAATATCTGCCTGGTGGAATGGCCTGAAAGGGCTGAGGGTATTTTCCCGGATGGTACGGTACCTGTATTCATCAGTGCCATTGATCCTCAAACGCGTGTTCTGAGGATAGGGGATAAATGA
- a CDS encoding ABC transporter ATP-binding protein: MKISLTKAGKRFNRDWIFRNVTYEFTTGNAYAITGPNGSGKSTLLQVIGGALMMSEGGLGYEVPGKGQQPAITGNGKLSTDNLYQHIAIAAPYLEVIEEMTVTELLTFHTRFKPFLPAITIPKVIEVVGLGKAAHKQIRHYSSGMKQRVKLAQAIFSDVPCLLLDEPCTNLDAEGVALYQQLINDYCSDRLVIVSSNDIQEYGFCKEKISILDYK, translated from the coding sequence ATGAAGATATCGCTGACTAAAGCCGGCAAACGATTCAACCGCGATTGGATATTCCGTAACGTCACTTACGAATTTACTACTGGCAATGCCTATGCCATCACCGGCCCCAATGGTTCGGGTAAATCTACTTTGCTGCAGGTCATAGGTGGCGCACTCATGATGAGTGAGGGCGGTCTCGGCTATGAAGTACCCGGCAAAGGACAACAGCCAGCCATCACCGGCAATGGAAAACTATCCACTGATAATCTTTATCAGCATATTGCCATCGCCGCCCCCTACCTGGAGGTCATAGAAGAAATGACCGTGACCGAACTACTGACATTCCACACCAGGTTCAAGCCATTCCTCCCGGCTATCACCATTCCAAAGGTTATTGAAGTAGTGGGCCTCGGCAAAGCAGCCCACAAGCAGATCCGCCACTACAGCAGTGGTATGAAACAACGCGTAAAACTGGCACAGGCCATCTTCAGTGATGTACCCTGCCTCCTATTGGACGAACCCTGCACCAACCTCGATGCAGAAGGCGTAGCCCTCTACCAGCAACTCATCAACGATTATTGCAGCGATCGCCTCGTTATTGTAAGCAGTAATGATATCCAGGAATATGGATTTTGCAAAGAGAAGATCAGCATACTTGATTACAAATAA
- a CDS encoding RecQ family ATP-dependent DNA helicase codes for MPNIHSILKEYWGYHSFRPLQEEIITAVLSGKDTLALLPTGGGKSLCFQVPAMAKDGLCLVISPLIALMKDQVENLRRKGITAFAIHAGMGRKDVINALKVATESNCKFLYVSPERLETSLFKEYLPGLDVNLVAVDEAHCISQWGYDFRPPYMRIAALRAELPGIPILALTASATPIVQQDICDKLEFKQPSIFRQSFERPNLSYSQFAQEARINKIIDILQKVPGSSIVYCKSRKRTKTFSDQLNMQGIKADFYHAGLSQEERTKKQDAWIKNDTRVIVCTNAFGMGIDKPNVRTVIHADVPDCLENYYQEAGRAGRDGQKAYAILLHDHKEVGDLESLPDIRFPSLEDIRHVYQAIVNYLQVPTGSGEGVYYNFEVTDFVSKFKLDAWLTTYVIKALEQDGWLSFNEQVFLPSKVQFVTNKDWLYEFEKSSPTLEPLIKTLLRTYEGIFDGPVGIQEKNLAYLLRKEQPDIVNQLKILDANAIIEYIPQKDKPQLYFLRRRVKAEDLVIDMVNYKKRKEQYQHRIDTMVRYIREKQQCRSQYIAAYFGDKATRACGICDNCLNRQQQPLTTEEFKEIHQRILTIIGPDSFTADALLLQLNGIKKEKAWQVINYLQAEQIISVDEKGLIKLSP; via the coding sequence ATGCCCAACATCCATTCCATACTAAAAGAATACTGGGGTTACCATTCCTTTCGGCCACTTCAGGAAGAGATCATTACTGCTGTACTTAGCGGTAAAGATACCCTGGCTTTATTGCCCACCGGCGGAGGCAAATCCCTTTGTTTCCAGGTGCCCGCCATGGCGAAAGATGGATTGTGCCTCGTCATTAGTCCCCTGATAGCCCTGATGAAAGACCAGGTGGAGAATCTTCGAAGAAAAGGCATCACCGCATTTGCCATCCACGCCGGCATGGGCCGCAAGGATGTGATCAATGCCCTCAAAGTAGCTACCGAAAGCAATTGTAAGTTCCTGTATGTATCACCCGAGCGATTGGAAACATCCCTCTTTAAAGAGTACCTGCCCGGCCTCGATGTGAACCTGGTAGCAGTGGATGAAGCCCATTGTATTTCTCAATGGGGATATGATTTCAGGCCCCCCTATATGCGCATTGCAGCCCTGCGGGCCGAACTGCCCGGCATCCCCATCCTGGCCCTCACCGCATCGGCTACACCCATTGTACAACAGGATATTTGCGATAAGCTGGAGTTTAAACAACCCAGTATCTTCCGCCAGTCTTTTGAGCGGCCCAACCTGTCCTATAGCCAGTTTGCCCAGGAAGCACGGATCAATAAGATCATTGATATATTACAGAAAGTACCCGGCAGCAGCATTGTGTACTGCAAAAGCCGCAAGCGTACCAAAACCTTCAGCGACCAACTGAACATGCAGGGCATCAAAGCCGACTTCTACCATGCAGGCCTTTCCCAGGAAGAACGCACCAAAAAACAAGATGCCTGGATAAAGAATGATACCCGCGTGATCGTTTGTACCAATGCATTTGGAATGGGCATTGACAAGCCCAATGTACGCACCGTCATACATGCCGATGTGCCCGATTGCCTGGAAAACTATTACCAGGAAGCGGGTCGCGCCGGCAGAGATGGCCAGAAAGCCTATGCTATTCTTTTGCATGATCACAAAGAGGTAGGTGACCTGGAATCACTGCCCGATATTCGCTTCCCTTCCCTGGAAGATATACGCCATGTGTACCAGGCTATCGTAAACTACCTGCAGGTACCTACCGGCTCGGGAGAAGGTGTCTATTATAATTTTGAAGTAACTGATTTTGTAAGCAAGTTCAAACTCGACGCCTGGCTCACCACCTATGTGATCAAAGCCCTGGAGCAGGATGGCTGGCTCAGTTTTAATGAACAGGTATTCCTGCCTTCCAAAGTACAGTTTGTAACCAATAAAGACTGGCTGTATGAATTTGAAAAAAGCAGCCCTACCCTCGAGCCACTCATCAAAACCCTCCTGAGAACCTATGAAGGTATTTTTGATGGCCCCGTCGGTATTCAGGAAAAGAACCTGGCTTACCTGCTCAGAAAAGAGCAGCCCGACATTGTAAACCAATTAAAGATACTCGATGCCAATGCCATCATTGAATACATACCACAAAAGGACAAACCCCAGTTGTATTTCCTGCGCCGCCGCGTGAAAGCAGAAGACCTGGTGATCGACATGGTCAATTACAAAAAGAGAAAGGAACAATACCAGCACCGGATAGATACCATGGTGCGCTATATAAGGGAAAAACAACAGTGCCGCAGCCAGTATATAGCTGCTTATTTTGGCGACAAGGCCACCCGTGCCTGCGGCATCTGCGACAACTGCCTCAACCGGCAGCAACAGCCTTTAACAACCGAAGAGTTTAAGGAGATCCACCAACGCATCCTCACCATCATCGGGCCTGACAGCTTTACTGCAGATGCATTGTTGCTCCAGCTCAATGGCATCAAAAAAGAAAAAGCCTGGCAGGTCATCAATTACCTCCAGGCTGAACAAATAATATCAGTAGATGAAAAAGGCTTGATCAAATTGTCACCCTGA
- the lpxA gene encoding acyl-ACP--UDP-N-acetylglucosamine O-acyltransferase: MIHPHTYIHPNARLATNVKIDPFTVIHQNVEIGEGTWIGSNVTIMEGARIGKNCRIFPGAVIAAMPQDLKFEGEDTIVEIGDNTTIREFVTINRGTKDSWKTKVGHNSLIMAYSHLAHDCVVGNYCVLSNNTQLAGHVEVGDWAILGGMCAVHQFVKIGQHAFVSGGSLVGKDVPPYIKAGRQPLSYSGANSVGLKRRGFTIDKINHILDIYRVIYNKGMNTSQALEFLEEEFPATDERDEIVTFIRESGRGIIKRYSKGSVDEDIAD, encoded by the coding sequence ATGATCCATCCTCATACCTACATTCATCCCAATGCCAGGTTGGCTACCAACGTTAAGATCGATCCTTTCACTGTCATTCACCAGAATGTTGAAATTGGTGAAGGCACCTGGATCGGCAGCAACGTAACCATCATGGAAGGCGCCCGCATCGGTAAAAACTGTCGCATATTTCCCGGTGCTGTAATTGCAGCCATGCCCCAGGATCTCAAATTTGAAGGCGAGGATACCATTGTTGAGATTGGCGACAACACCACCATCCGTGAATTTGTAACCATCAACAGGGGCACAAAAGATAGCTGGAAGACCAAAGTTGGGCACAATAGCCTCATCATGGCCTACAGTCACCTGGCACACGATTGCGTGGTAGGTAACTATTGCGTACTGAGCAACAATACCCAATTGGCCGGCCACGTAGAAGTGGGCGACTGGGCTATTCTCGGTGGTATGTGCGCCGTTCACCAGTTTGTCAAGATCGGACAACATGCCTTCGTTAGCGGTGGCTCACTCGTAGGTAAAGATGTTCCACCCTATATCAAAGCCGGCCGCCAGCCTTTGAGCTATTCCGGCGCCAACTCTGTAGGTCTCAAACGCAGGGGCTTTACCATCGACAAGATCAATCACATCCTGGATATATATCGTGTTATCTACAACAAAGGAATGAATACCAGCCAGGCCCTCGAATTCCTGGAAGAAGAATTCCCTGCAACAGACGAGCGCGATGAGATCGTGACCTTCATCCGTGAAAGTGGTCGTGGTATCATTAAACGCTATTCAAAAGGTAGTGTGGATGAAGATATCGCTGACTAA
- a CDS encoding response regulator transcription factor: protein MDGKKPKILLCEDDQNLGSVLKNYLELNDFDVTLERDGRLGLAAFQREKFDLCLLDIMMPHMDGFTLAEEIRDIDPDIPLFFLSAKTMKEDIIQGYKLGADDYITKPFDSEVLLMKIKAILKRNEETTREAENKEFDLGGYHFNPKLRELSHAGKTQTLSPKENELLKMLSEHMNDLLPREQALKKIWGSDTYFNGRSMDVYIAKLRKYLKEDEKIEIVNIHGNGFRLVAPVV from the coding sequence ATGGACGGAAAGAAACCGAAAATATTATTGTGTGAAGACGATCAGAACCTGGGCAGTGTACTGAAGAATTATTTGGAGTTAAACGATTTTGATGTGACCCTGGAACGCGATGGCCGTTTAGGCCTGGCAGCCTTTCAAAGGGAGAAATTCGATCTTTGCCTGCTCGACATCATGATGCCGCACATGGACGGATTTACCCTGGCCGAAGAGATCCGTGATATTGATCCCGATATTCCTTTATTCTTCCTCAGCGCCAAAACCATGAAGGAAGATATCATTCAGGGCTATAAGCTGGGCGCCGATGATTACATTACCAAACCATTCGATAGCGAAGTGCTGTTAATGAAGATCAAGGCCATCCTGAAGCGCAATGAAGAAACCACCCGAGAAGCCGAAAACAAAGAATTCGATCTCGGCGGATACCACTTCAATCCCAAACTCCGCGAATTGAGCCATGCCGGCAAAACGCAGACCTTATCACCCAAAGAAAATGAGTTGCTGAAAATGCTGTCTGAGCATATGAACGACCTGCTCCCACGCGAACAGGCATTGAAGAAAATTTGGGGCAGCGATACCTATTTCAACGGACGGAGTATGGATGTATACATTGCCAAACTGCGCAAGTACCTGAAAGAAGATGAGAAGATCGAGATCGTGAACATTCACGGCAACGGCTTCCGTCTGGTAGCTCCCGTAGTATAA
- a CDS encoding heavy metal translocating P-type ATPase encodes MKTVNWKVEGMTCSNCALTIHKYLEKEGMADVKVSLASGDVSFGINGGNTSSQQIVKGLESLGYTVHDEEGIIPPAKKKFLSNHKQRFLFCLLFTAPLMLHMLDKWVHIHWLMNPWIQLALCLPVFIVGMDFFGRSAIKSIRNGMPNMNVLVAIGATAAFVYSLIGTVFNLGTGFLFYETAASVITLVFLGNFLEDASIQSTQRALNKLARSQKVMANMIAYHEGQENVFPVENTALRSGDLILIRNGEQVPADCKILAGEATVNEAILTGESMPLHKKSKDMLIGGSLLIDGTIRAQVTSEAKDSVLANIINLVKRAQGEKPPVQQMADKISAIFVPVVLGIAVVTFIVNFVILHNFTASLMRSIAVLVIACPCAMGLATPAAIAVGLGRAARNGILFRNAKSLELFRNIRQVVFDKTGTLTTGKFVVANYKLLSENISLAEFKQIVVSLEKYSNHPIAQSIAAEWKQPDNIRWQQIDEIKGQGMKATTKEGDVYQAGSYRIAMAHTREDNHNVYILKNEELLGWIDVKDEIRPEAIQIVQYLRHRNIRTILLSGDRHAKCQQLATFLGIDEVIAEKTPEEKLTVIEDLTLQGPTAMVGDGINDAPALAKATIGISLSEASQIAVQTADVVLMNQGIKNLPLSLGLGRHTFLTIKQNLFWAFFYNIIAIPVAAFGLLTPTFGALVMGLSDVVLGINSVRLFVKKVT; translated from the coding sequence ATGAAAACAGTGAATTGGAAAGTTGAAGGCATGACCTGTTCTAACTGCGCACTCACCATCCACAAATACCTTGAAAAAGAAGGTATGGCCGATGTGAAAGTGAGCCTGGCCAGTGGCGACGTAAGCTTTGGCATCAACGGCGGCAACACTTCCAGCCAGCAGATCGTAAAAGGACTGGAATCCCTGGGTTATACCGTTCATGATGAAGAGGGTATCATCCCCCCCGCTAAAAAGAAATTCCTGTCCAACCACAAACAACGTTTCTTATTCTGCCTCCTGTTTACCGCCCCCCTCATGCTCCATATGCTGGACAAATGGGTCCATATCCACTGGCTCATGAATCCCTGGATACAGCTGGCCCTTTGCCTGCCTGTCTTCATCGTAGGCATGGACTTTTTCGGGCGCAGCGCCATCAAAAGCATACGCAATGGTATGCCCAATATGAATGTACTGGTCGCCATTGGCGCCACCGCCGCCTTTGTATACAGCCTCATCGGCACCGTTTTCAACCTGGGCACAGGTTTTCTCTTTTATGAAACAGCCGCCTCCGTCATCACCCTCGTTTTCCTGGGCAATTTCCTGGAAGATGCTTCCATACAATCTACCCAACGCGCTTTGAATAAACTGGCCCGCTCACAAAAAGTAATGGCCAATATGATCGCTTACCACGAAGGACAGGAAAATGTATTCCCCGTAGAAAATACCGCCCTCCGCTCCGGCGACCTCATCCTCATCAGGAACGGAGAGCAGGTGCCCGCCGATTGTAAGATACTCGCCGGAGAAGCTACCGTAAATGAAGCCATCCTTACCGGTGAAAGCATGCCCCTCCACAAAAAGTCGAAGGACATGCTTATTGGTGGCAGCCTCTTGATAGATGGCACCATCAGGGCCCAGGTAACCAGCGAAGCCAAGGATTCTGTATTGGCCAATATCATCAACCTGGTGAAAAGAGCACAGGGAGAGAAGCCTCCCGTACAACAAATGGCCGATAAGATCAGCGCCATCTTTGTTCCCGTTGTGCTGGGTATTGCCGTTGTGACCTTCATTGTGAACTTTGTTATACTGCATAATTTCACCGCCTCCCTCATGCGCAGCATCGCCGTGCTGGTCATTGCCTGCCCCTGCGCCATGGGACTGGCCACACCTGCCGCCATCGCTGTAGGCCTGGGCCGGGCTGCCCGAAATGGCATCCTTTTCCGCAATGCCAAAAGCCTGGAACTCTTCAGGAATATCAGGCAGGTAGTATTTGATAAAACAGGCACCCTCACCACCGGCAAATTTGTAGTGGCTAACTATAAACTGCTGTCTGAAAATATTAGCCTCGCCGAATTCAAACAAATAGTTGTCTCCCTGGAAAAATATTCCAACCACCCTATTGCCCAGAGCATTGCCGCCGAATGGAAGCAACCCGATAATATCCGCTGGCAGCAAATTGATGAGATAAAAGGCCAGGGTATGAAGGCCACTACCAAAGAAGGTGATGTCTACCAGGCAGGTTCATACCGGATAGCCATGGCCCATACCCGCGAGGACAACCACAATGTATACATCCTGAAAAATGAGGAGCTGCTGGGCTGGATCGATGTGAAAGATGAAATACGTCCCGAAGCCATACAGATAGTACAATACCTGCGGCACAGAAATATACGTACCATCCTGCTCAGTGGCGACCGGCATGCCAAATGCCAGCAACTGGCCACCTTCCTGGGCATTGATGAAGTGATAGCCGAAAAAACTCCCGAAGAGAAATTGACCGTGATAGAAGACCTCACCCTGCAGGGACCTACAGCCATGGTGGGAGACGGCATCAATGATGCACCGGCACTGGCCAAAGCCACCATAGGTATTTCGCTGAGTGAAGCATCACAGATAGCTGTACAAACAGCCGACGTAGTGCTCATGAACCAGGGCATCAAAAACCTGCCCTTGTCATTGGGATTGGGCAGACATACTTTTCTTACCATCAAACAAAACCTGTTCTGGGCATTCTTTTATAATATCATTGCTATTCCCGTAGCCGCCTTCGGATTACTCACCCCCACCTTCGGCGCGTTGGTAATGGGGCTTAGTGATGTGGTACTGGGGATCAACTCTGTGAGGCTTTTTGTAAAGAAAGTGACTTAA